CTTGCGCGCATCGGGCACATCGCGGCTGGCGAGCCAGTGGCGCACCCTAGGCATGTCGATTGACGCAGCGGCGGCGGCCACCGCGTCGAACGGGGCGCGGGCAAACTCCAGATAAGCGTCTTCGGCCAGCAGCGGATCGGCATGTTGCAGATAGGCGGCAAAGTAGCGCAGTCGTTCGGGTTCTGGCACGCGGAGTCGCGGCGCACGCGCGAGATACGCAAAGCTGGTTTCGTTGAGCGGTGTGGCCTGCCACCGCAATTGCTCATCGTCGCCATTTTCGCCCAGCAGCAACCAGAGCGAACCGACCGGCGCCGAGGCCGAACCTAACACCGCGGCGTCCAGCATCAACGGATCAGTGCTGGATTTGTCTTTGAGATCGCGGCGCGGTTCGAGTGTTACCTGCGGCGCCTGCGCGGCGACACACTCGGCCACCAGCGCGCGATCTGCCTCGTCGATTCGCTGTGTCAGGCTAGGACCGACCGGTGTGCAGAACGGGCAGGCGACCGCCGCTTTCGCGCCACACGATACGGCAACTGCCGCAAGCACGGCGAGCCGAACAAAGCGAAGCGGCGATCGATCATTGCACCGCATCGGCTTCCAAATGGTAGATGGCCAAATGCTTGCCGTCGGGATCGAATAGCTCGCGCACCGCAAATTCGCCCGTCACCGTGACCGGACGAATCGAATACTCCGCGGTTTTGCCGGGCTTCATATCGACCACAATGCAGTCGTAGAGCGCGGCGCCGGGACCAAAACAACACTCCATGTTGTCGCGGACCAACACAAACTGCTTGATGCCGGTTTGCTGAAAGCTGGGGAGGATGAAACCGCGAATCTTGATCTTCGAGTCCACCAGCTTTTCGATCTCGGGCGTGAGCATCTTGCGATAGAACGGATCGCCCTTGACGATGTCGAACTTGATGGCGTCGAAGTCGATGTCGCGCGGCTTCTGATTGGCGGCGGGCTTGGCCGGCGGCGGTTTGATGTCGGCCAGCCGATCGCTCGCCACTGGCCGAGGCTCGCCATGCGTCGGAATTTTGGTCGTCGGCAGGGCGGCGGCGGGCGAGTCGCTCGCCGCGTCAGGCGCCACAGCATCCGCCATCACAGGGCGCTGCGTTTCAACGCGCTCGGTGGTCTGGTCGCAGCCGGCGAGAATCGCCGTAAGCAGGACCAGCAGACATTGAGCCACGGCGACATGCTTCATTTCGCATAGTCCGCTTCGAGATGATAGAGCACGCCGCCGAGATTGTCGGAGGCTTGATCGGGACGCACGCGAAACGTGCCGGCGAGGCCGCGCACCGCCAGTGAATAATCGAGCGACAGCGGCTCTTTGAGACGCACCTGGATCATGTCGGTGAGCTTGGGCGTGGGACCGCCAAAGCAGCAGGTGCCGCGATCGCGACAGAGCACAAAGTCGCGAATCTCGGTCTTCTGCACGCCGGGATACATGAAGCCCTTGATGAAGACGCGCTTGCCATCCAGCAGACGCGCCGCCGCTGGCACGGCGTCTCTGGAGGCGCCGTCTTCGGGTTGCAACTGCGAATACGAAATACGCTGGTAACCCTCGGGCACTTCGGTGAAATAAACGTAGACCAGAAATGCCGAACCCGCGCCCCAAAAGGCGATCGACAGAAACATGCCGGCCACGGCCAGCTTGCGACCGGTGAATTCGGTAGGGGCTGTTCGAATGCGATGCAGCGCCACTACGCCCAGCGCAACGCCAAATACAGCGATCAGCCCGAAATAGAAGCTAAAGAAGCACAAGAACGACAGCGCTCCGGCCACCAGGCTGGCGACGGCCGCCGACGACAGAGCGCGATAGTCATCTTGGCTGGCCAGGTCGCCGGCAGTGACTGACTTGTCGATGGCTAGTGACATACGGAAATAGCTCGCAGGCCGCTCAAGTTACGCGTTCGACTCGCGACTTCCGCCGCGAAGCACCACTAAGAAGATTCCCAACAGCAACACGCCCGCCGCGAGCGGCACGATGACCACGAGCCAGCGTGGGGTGGAGGCGAAGCGCGGTGGATCGACCAAGGGATCGCTAGCGGCGGCCGACACGCGGGCAGCCTCGACTTCGTCGGGGGATTGCGCCAACTTGGATTCGCCGGCGTCGTCGCTCGGCTCCGCTGGGTCAGCAGTATCAGCAACGGCGACGGGCGACGCGGCGGCGGGGTCTTCTTCCGCTTCGTCCATCGCCACGACATCGGCAGGCGCTTCTGATTCGGATGGTGTTTCGCTGGTGGCTGTGTCGGCCAGTTGTTCATCGGCGGCCGGCGCTGCTTCCACCGGTTGGCTGTCGTTGGTCGAATCGCCAGCGCCGTCCGGCGGGGGCACCGGGGTCGGCACCGAACCGGCGAACGGGAACGCGGAACTCGCCCGCTTCACCGCCTCGGGATCGATCTTGGCCAGTTCTTCCAGATGCGTCTTGGCCTCTGGCAGTGGCGAGGCCTTGAGGAAGTTCACCACTGGCACACGCACCCAACTGGTGTCTTCGTTGGCGTTTTTGAATAGCGCGACCAATCGATCGGTAGCTTTCCAATCTTCCCAGCGGGCCAGGTCGGGGATGACGAGATCGGCCAGTTCAGGACGGTCGAGCATGTACTCGAGCGCTTCGACTAATCGCTCCTTGGGAATGGCGCTTTCCTCTTGCCCATGAAAGCGAATCGCCATGATCGCGGCATAGGTGTCGGTGTATTCGCTCTTGGCGTTCTTGAGGAATTGATCTTCGATGAGCGGCAGGCCGTCGGCGCCGGCTAGCGTGAGGTAGCAGGCAATCACGGCGTTGAGCGCCGACTTGGCGTCGCGATTGTCGGACTTGATAATTTCCTCGAGCATCGGCAGGTCGTCCTTGCCGCCGCAAACGCCGAGCATGGTGAGGTACAACCCGCGCCGGCTGGGAGGCACTTCCGGCTTGTTGATGAAGCTCACCAACTTGTCGTGGTCCATTCGCTCGCGCAGGGCCTTCACCTCGGCATAAGGCGCTTTGGCGAACTCGTCGTAGGCGTCGCGGGCCAGCATCTCTTCCGAGTTTTCCAGAAATTGCAGAAAGAAGGCGAGCCGGTCGGGGCCGCTCTCGGGCAAACCGGGGAGCTTGGCCACATAGTCGACGGCGGCGTCGGTGAGGGCGACCGGCACGTTCCAAACAACTTCTGGGCTGTCGACGCCCATGATGAGAAACGGCTTGCCCAACTCGTCCTGACCAAAGTAGGTGACTTCAATTTCTTTCTTGTCGCCGATCAGGTCTTGTCCTTTGAGGACGGTGACGATTTCGAACTTGGCTTTGCTGTCGGTAATGACCGGTGGTTGCCCCGGTTCGGCCGCGGGGGCGGCCGCTGGCAGCGCTTTCAGGTGGGCGACGACGGCGGCACTGGCGCCTTTCATCTCCTCGCCGAACGTGACCGACACCGCGCTGCAAAAGGGGCACGCGCGGGCGAGTTGCGGACCCAGGCCAATCGCCGCAAGGAGCAAGAGCGCGAGACAACGGCGGATGGCGGGAGATGCGTGCATGGGTATGTCCTGAAATAGCGGTCGGTCGAGGCAAGGCGCGTGCGGCGGCGCCAATTCGCGGTCTCTATATTTTCGGTCAGCCTTGTGGATAGGACAAGGCACGGATTTGTACAAACCGTTAAGGCCGATCCGACAAGGCTTTGGCCACGTCGGTGCGATATGCGGCCAGGCTGGGCAAAAAACCGGCCAGCGCGGCGAGGATGACCAGCGCCGGGATCAGGATCAATTCGGCGCGTTCAAATTGCAACAGGCCAATCGAAACGCCGGTGTGCGACTCGACAACGGGATCCAACAGTTTGATCAAACCATGCCCTAGCGCCAGGCCGGCTAATCCTCCGCCCAGCGCCAGGAGAATCGACTCCAGCAAGATGATCGACATCACGGTGCCGCGGCGGGCGCCAAGCGCGCGCATGACAGCGATATCGTGGCGACGGTCGTTCATCGAGTTGTAAATACCGACCAGAATGCCAATGCCGGCCACGACGACGACCAGACTGGCAAGCACCAGCAGGATCCACTGCAAATTGCCCACGATGCCTTCGAACAACATTTCGACCTCGCGAATCGGCAGCACCGCCTGCGCGACCGGCTCTTTGTTGATCGAACGCGGCAGGCCCATGCCGGCTATCGGGGTTGAGGTGCGAATCAGGATGGCGGTCACCTCGCGCTGATCTTCTGGCAGCGGTTCGTGGTGATGGTGATCGTGGTCATGACCGTGGTGATCGTGATGGTGGTGGGCATGGGATTCGCCAGCGGCGCTTGCTTCCCCGGCTGGCTTTTCATGTTCCTTGGCGTGCCCCTCCAGCAGATAGAAGCCTTCGATGTTGATGAACAGCGCGCGGTCGTTGGGCGTGCCAGTGGGCGCCAGGATGCCGACGACTTTGAACGGTTCATGCTTGTGGCCGTCTCCCTCCTCGGTGACGCCGTGCGTGGGCTCAAAGGTGTCGCCGAGTTTGAGGCCGGTGCGGCGGGCGACCACGGCGCCGATGACCGCGCCAAAATAATCGCGACGTTTGAAGACGTTCCCCGCGGTGAAGCGATACGGCTTGCCGGGACCGTATTCCAACTTGGTGAACAGGTCTTGCGTGGTGCCAACGACGCGAAAGCCCTCGTAGTTGTCCCCCAGGCAATACGGAATCGCCACGGCGACATAGGGGGCGTACTTGCCTTCGGTGAATTCCTTGTAGTAGGTCCAAGGGATGTTCTCGATCGGCGTGCTGAGGTGATACACCGTATTGAGAACTAGCTGCAGCTTGCCCCCCTTGGCGCCGACGATGATGTTGTAGCCGTGCGCCGCCTGCGAAAACGATTGCCGCACCACGCCCAGGATGACGAGCACGGCGATCACCAGCGCCACGCCCAGCGCCATCGACAAGGCGGTGAGGCTCGAAGCCAACAGCCGCTGCTGAATGCTACGCAGGGCGATCTTCCAAAGACTCATGCGGTGGCCAATCGGATCGGATGGTTCAGGGGGGCGTCGCGCTAGGCGACGTGCTGCGCCGCGGCGGGCACTGCCAGATTGATTTGTTCGAGATGCTCGAGGCGATCGAACTGATGGGCGACTTCCGAGGCGTGGGTGACCAACACCAGCGAGATGCCTTCCTCGCGGCAAGTGTCGCGGACCAGATCGACGATTTGCTGCTGGTGCATGGCGTCGACATTCGCGGTCGGCTCGTCGGCCAGCATCAGCTTCGGCCGATTGGCCAGCGCTCGGGCGACCGCCACGCGCTGCTGTTCTCCAACCGAAAGCATGTTGGGCTTGTGGGTCAAGCGATGACTCAGGCCAACGCGCTGCAATAGCCGGAGCGCGCGATCCCGATCGGCGCGGCCCCGCGCGAACGACATGCCGAGCAGCACGTTTTCTAGCGCGGTGAAGGCGGGGAGCAGATTGAAGGTTTGAAAGACATAGCCAATGTTGGCCGCGCGAAAACGATCCATCGCCGCTTCGCCCAGGCGGGTAATCTCCATGCCGGCGATATGGATGGCACCCGAGTCGGGCCGGCTGATCCCGGCAATCAGGTGCAAGAGCGTGGTCTTGCCGCAGCCTGAGCGGCCGACCAGGGCAATCTGTTCGCCAGCGGCGACCTCAAAAGCGGGGATTTCCAAGATGGGCAGTCGCTCGCCGGAAGGCTCGACAAACGACTTTTTGAGGTCGGCGATTTGCAGCATTGGTGGAGGCGCCCATTCCGTGCGGGAGAAGCAGAAAACTTATCAGTTTGCGGCAGAGGCAGTAAGCCAAGTCGCAGGCGGCGGTGCGCGCGCAAGCGAGCGTAGTCGTTACTACGCGGCGCGGGCGGGAGGGTTCGCTGGTGGCGATCCGCTGCGCGAATTCTGTCACTTGCCTCGGGTGAAGACTGCAATTCGGCTAACAGGGGGGGGTGTTCTCCGAAAACATATCCGCTGCGTGCCTGTCATGATTGCGACAATTATGACATAAGTCGTTTTACAAAAGCGACTAAAGAACACAGCTACGCAACATTTCCGGGTCAATCGAAATCGGAGTTTTCGGAATCGGTCTCCGAATTCAGATGGGGCGAAATGCCCCGAAATGATGGCGATACCCTGCCAACCAATGGCATGATTCGGCGACCATTGTGCATATTTAATGATAGATTATGATTGAATCCATTCATCCACATGCGCACAATCAGGAGGACGATGAGTGCCACGGCAACACGCTGGAGCGAAGGATATCGCGCGATGATCGCCGAGCAGCGTCGAAACCGGCTGGTCGAGCTGATTCGCACACGCGGTTTTGCGGCCCTGCCCGACTTGGCCGAACAGCTACAGGTAAGCGAATCGACGATTCGGCGTGACCTAGACTTGTTGGAAGAATTGGGCACGGCGAAGCGGACGCATGGGGGGGTGTTCTATACCGGACAGACCCCCAAGCTGCCCCACTTCGACGAGCGCCAACCCCAGCAATGGGACAAGAAGAAGTCGATTGCCCGCCGCGCGGTTGAGCTGATCCAGCCGGGAGACACGGTGCTTCTGGATGGCGGCACAACCACCTACGAGGTCGCCCGCCTGCTCGTGGGACGTGCCCTGCAAGTGGTGACAAATTCGCTGCCCGTGGCGAATTTGTTCGCGTCTGATCCAACGACCGACCTGATGTTCGTGGGTGGCTACATTTACCCGCGCACCGGGGTGGCGTTGGGTCCGCACGCCGATCGCATGCTGGCCGAGGTCAGCGTGCGGCGCACGGTGCTCAGCGCGGGGGGCGTCACGGAACGAGGCTTTTACAACAACAACGTGCTGTTGGTCGAAACCGAACGCGCCATGATGCGCGCCGCCGACGAGGTGATTGTGGTCGCCGATTCCAGCAAGTTTGGGCATCAGAGCATCGCCTTTTTGTGCGAGTTGAACCAGGTGGATCATCTGGTGGTGGATGCCGACATCAGCGCTGAGTGTCGGCAGCAGTTTGAGCGAGCGGGCGCCAAACTGCTCATCGCGGAAGCCGCGCCGGCGACGCCAACCAACAACGAAAACAACGTAGCGCGGAAAACTTCTTGATGAACGCCAGCGCCGCCTTGGATCGAAGCACGATCGAGCGGATTGTGCGCGACGTGGTCGCGCGACAATGGAGCTTTGACGCCGCGCCGCGCGCCGACCAGCCTGGCAAACTGATCGTGAGCATCTCCGCGCGGCATTGCCATTTGACCGACGAGCACGTCGAGATCTTGTTTGGCGCGGGCGCGAAACTGACGCCCATGAAGGAACTGTATCAAGACGGCTTTTACGCGGCGGAAGAGACGGTGATGGTGGTCGGCCCGCGGCGGCGGATGTTGCCGCAGGTGCGCGTGCTGGGACCGACCCGGCCGCAGAGCCAGGTCGAACTGGCGTTCACCGATGCGATTTCGCTGGGCATCGAAGCGCCGGTGCGGGCCAGCGGCAAGATCGAAGGCACGCCCGGCTGCGTGCTGGTGGGACCGAAGGGCGTGGTGGAGCTGCGGCAAGGGGTGATCCGCGCCGAGCGGCACGTGCACATGAACCTGGCCGACGCCGCGCGTTACGGCGTGAGGAACGGCGAACGGATGAGTTTGCGGATTCAATCGTCGTGCGGCGCCACGCTGCACGATCTGCTGGTGCGCGCCGACGCCACCAGCAAGCTGGAGGTGCATCTCGACACCGACGAAGGGAACGCGATCGATCTGGATCACGCGGCCAGCGTCGAGCTGGTGCGGCAATAGAGCATTGTGGATTTCATGCCCGGGCGACCGGGAATGTTGTTTCTTGTTTACTTGGAGAGATTTCCATGGCACGAACGATGGAAGCGCTCGGCATGATCGAGACCAAGGGGTTCATCACCCTGGTCGAGGCGAGCGACGCGATGATGAAGGCGGCCAACGTCGAGTTTCTCGGCTGGCAGAAAATTGGCAGCGGGTTATGCACCGCGTTTGTCACGGGCGATGTGGCGGCGGTGAAGGCCGCAACCGACGCCGGCGCGGCGGCGGCGAGTCGCATTGGCGAAGTGATCGCCGTGCAGGTCATTCCTCGTCCGCACGACGACATGCTGGGCGTGCTGCCGATGGGCGCGCAAAAGGCCGCGGCGCTCAATTGACGCTGTCGAGCAAGTCGCTTTCTCACATCAATTTGAACCACTAATCAATAAAGGCTGATTCCCATGCAAGACGCGATCGGATTGATCGAAACCAAGGGTCTGGTGGCGCTGGTCGAAGCGACCGATGCCATGGCCAAGGCCGCGAACGTGCAGATCTTGAAGCAGGTGCAAATCGGCGGCGCCTACGTCACCACCATCGTCAAAGGCGATGTGGGCAGCGTGCGGGCGGCGGTCGAGGCGGGCGCCGCGGCGGCCTCGCAATTGGGCGAACTGGTCGGCAGCCATGTGATTTCGCGTCCGGCCGACGGATTGCGCGCCGCGTACCTCAGCTAGGAAGTTCTTTCCACAGGAAGTGGCAACGCAGCGATGAAGATTTTGGTCGCCAATCTCGGTTCGACGAGCTTCAAGTACCGGCTGTTCGACATGGCCGACGAGCGTCAACTGGCGCGCGGCGGCATCGAGCGGGTCGGTCAGGGAGAAGGTCGTTCGTTCGTCGAAATTGGCGGTCGCGCGAAGGAAGAGCACGGCAAGGTGGCCGACCATGCGATGGCGGTGAGGCGTTGCCTGGAGCAACTCACCGATCCAGAGATGGGTTGCCTTCGCGACGCGAGCGAGGTGGCGGCCATTGGCTTCAAGGCGGTGCATCCCGGATCGGACGCGGCGGTGGTCCGCGTGACGAGCGAGGTGTTGGCCGCCATGGAGGCGATGAACGAAGCCGCGCCGGCGCACAACCCGCCGTATGTGGCGGCGATGCGCCTGCTGAGCGAGCGACTGCCCGAGATTCCGCTGGTGGCGGCGTTTGAGACCGGCTTTCATCAGACGATTCCGGATCGCAATCGCTACTACGGCGCGCCACTGGAGTGGTCGACCGAGCACCACATTCGTCGCTATGGCTTCCACGGCGCGAGTCATCGCTTTATCGCCACGCGCATGGCCGAGTTGTTGGGCGCGGGACGGCGGATCATTTCTTGCCACCTGGGCGGCTCCAGTTCGCTGTGCGCCATCCGGGACGGCAAGAGCATGGCCACCAGCTTAGGGATGAGCCCGCAATCTGGCGTGCTGCACAACAACCGCGTGGGAGACTTTGACCCCTTCGCGCTGCCGGCGCTGATGAAGGCGACCGGCAAATCGCTGACGGAACTGCTCGACGACCTGGCGCGCCGCGGCGGCCTGCTGGGACTGAGCGGCGCCAGTGGCGACGTGCGCGACCTGGAGCAGGCGGCCGACGCTGGAGACCAGCGCGCGCGATTGGCGCTCGCGGTGTTCGTTGGCGATGTGCGGCGCTATTTGGGGGCCTACCTGGTGGAGCTAGGAGGCGCCGACGCGATTGTGTTCACCGGCGGCATTGGCGAGAACGGCGCGCGGACGCGCACGGCGGTTTGCGACGGACTGGGTGAGCTGGGGATTGAACTCGACGCCGAGCGCAACGCGGCCGCCCAGGGAGAGTGCCGTGTGAGCGCCGCTGCCAGCCGCATTGCCGTGTGGGTGGTGCCCGCCAACGAAGAGTTGATCGTCGCCCGCCAAACGCGCGACTGTCTGCAAACCCTGTAGAGGATTTTGTGCCATGTTTATCGCCCGCGTGACCGGCAGCGTGGTGAGCACGCAAAAGGTGGACTCGATGGTCGGCAACAAGTTGCTGATCGTGGAGCCATACCGCGTTGATCCAGAAGATCGCAGCCGGCTGAAGAGCACCGGACGGACCTTTGTGACGGTGGATGGGCTGGGGGCCGGCGTGGGGGACTATGTGCTCATCACTCAAGGCTCGAGCGCGCGGCTGACGCCGGAGACCAAGACCTTGCCGGTCGACGCCGTGGTGATTGGCATCGTCGACACGGTGCATGTGGAGGGAGACGCGGTTTACGACCGGCAGCGCCCCGCATAGCGGCCGGCGACCACCAAGATATTCGCGCCGGCTGAACGATCGCCGGCGACAGACTCGAAAGGATCAG
This sequence is a window from Pirellulales bacterium. Protein-coding genes within it:
- a CDS encoding phosphate propanoyltransferase; amino-acid sequence: MNASAALDRSTIERIVRDVVARQWSFDAAPRADQPGKLIVSISARHCHLTDEHVEILFGAGAKLTPMKELYQDGFYAAEETVMVVGPRRRMLPQVRVLGPTRPQSQVELAFTDAISLGIEAPVRASGKIEGTPGCVLVGPKGVVELRQGVIRAERHVHMNLADAARYGVRNGERMSLRIQSSCGATLHDLLVRADATSKLEVHLDTDEGNAIDLDHAASVELVRQ
- a CDS encoding DUF3299 domain-containing protein; the encoded protein is MKHVAVAQCLLVLLTAILAGCDQTTERVETQRPVMADAVAPDAASDSPAAALPTTKIPTHGEPRPVASDRLADIKPPPAKPAANQKPRDIDFDAIKFDIVKGDPFYRKMLTPEIEKLVDSKIKIRGFILPSFQQTGIKQFVLVRDNMECCFGPGAALYDCIVVDMKPGKTAEYSIRPVTVTGEFAVRELFDPDGKHLAIYHLEADAVQ
- a CDS encoding ABC transporter ATP-binding protein; the encoded protein is MLQIADLKKSFVEPSGERLPILEIPAFEVAAGEQIALVGRSGCGKTTLLHLIAGISRPDSGAIHIAGMEITRLGEAAMDRFRAANIGYVFQTFNLLPAFTALENVLLGMSFARGRADRDRALRLLQRVGLSHRLTHKPNMLSVGEQQRVAVARALANRPKLMLADEPTANVDAMHQQQIVDLVRDTCREEGISLVLVTHASEVAHQFDRLEHLEQINLAVPAAAQHVA
- a CDS encoding DeoR/GlpR family DNA-binding transcription regulator, whose amino-acid sequence is MIAEQRRNRLVELIRTRGFAALPDLAEQLQVSESTIRRDLDLLEELGTAKRTHGGVFYTGQTPKLPHFDERQPQQWDKKKSIARRAVELIQPGDTVLLDGGTTTYEVARLLVGRALQVVTNSLPVANLFASDPTTDLMFVGGYIYPRTGVALGPHADRMLAEVSVRRTVLSAGGVTERGFYNNNVLLVETERAMMRAADEVIVVADSSKFGHQSIAFLCELNQVDHLVVDADISAECRQQFERAGAKLLIAEAAPATPTNNENNVARKTS
- a CDS encoding DUF4190 domain-containing protein, which produces MSLAIDKSVTAGDLASQDDYRALSSAAVASLVAGALSFLCFFSFYFGLIAVFGVALGVVALHRIRTAPTEFTGRKLAVAGMFLSIAFWGAGSAFLVYVYFTEVPEGYQRISYSQLQPEDGASRDAVPAAARLLDGKRVFIKGFMYPGVQKTEIRDFVLCRDRGTCCFGGPTPKLTDMIQVRLKEPLSLDYSLAVRGLAGTFRVRPDQASDNLGGVLYHLEADYAK
- a CDS encoding BMC domain-containing protein; the protein is MARTMEALGMIETKGFITLVEASDAMMKAANVEFLGWQKIGSGLCTAFVTGDVAAVKAATDAGAAAASRIGEVIAVQVIPRPHDDMLGVLPMGAQKAAALN
- a CDS encoding acetate/propionate family kinase; amino-acid sequence: MKILVANLGSTSFKYRLFDMADERQLARGGIERVGQGEGRSFVEIGGRAKEEHGKVADHAMAVRRCLEQLTDPEMGCLRDASEVAAIGFKAVHPGSDAAVVRVTSEVLAAMEAMNEAAPAHNPPYVAAMRLLSERLPEIPLVAAFETGFHQTIPDRNRYYGAPLEWSTEHHIRRYGFHGASHRFIATRMAELLGAGRRIISCHLGGSSSLCAIRDGKSMATSLGMSPQSGVLHNNRVGDFDPFALPALMKATGKSLTELLDDLARRGGLLGLSGASGDVRDLEQAADAGDQRARLALAVFVGDVRRYLGAYLVELGGADAIVFTGGIGENGARTRTAVCDGLGELGIELDAERNAAAQGECRVSAAASRIAVWVVPANEELIVARQTRDCLQTL
- a CDS encoding BMC domain-containing protein, which codes for MQDAIGLIETKGLVALVEATDAMAKAANVQILKQVQIGGAYVTTIVKGDVGSVRAAVEAGAAAASQLGELVGSHVISRPADGLRAAYLS
- a CDS encoding EutN/CcmL family microcompartment protein translates to MFIARVTGSVVSTQKVDSMVGNKLLIVEPYRVDPEDRSRLKSTGRTFVTVDGLGAGVGDYVLITQGSSARLTPETKTLPVDAVVIGIVDTVHVEGDAVYDRQRPA
- a CDS encoding ABC transporter permease; this encodes MSLWKIALRSIQQRLLASSLTALSMALGVALVIAVLVILGVVRQSFSQAAHGYNIIVGAKGGKLQLVLNTVYHLSTPIENIPWTYYKEFTEGKYAPYVAVAIPYCLGDNYEGFRVVGTTQDLFTKLEYGPGKPYRFTAGNVFKRRDYFGAVIGAVVARRTGLKLGDTFEPTHGVTEEGDGHKHEPFKVVGILAPTGTPNDRALFINIEGFYLLEGHAKEHEKPAGEASAAGESHAHHHHDHHGHDHDHHHHEPLPEDQREVTAILIRTSTPIAGMGLPRSINKEPVAQAVLPIREVEMLFEGIVGNLQWILLVLASLVVVVAGIGILVGIYNSMNDRRHDIAVMRALGARRGTVMSIILLESILLALGGGLAGLALGHGLIKLLDPVVESHTGVSIGLLQFERAELILIPALVILAALAGFLPSLAAYRTDVAKALSDRP